The following are encoded in a window of Alosa sapidissima isolate fAloSap1 chromosome 12, fAloSap1.pri, whole genome shotgun sequence genomic DNA:
- the LOC121724972 gene encoding uncharacterized protein LOC121724972 isoform X4 produces the protein MTSTISERFLKRILVLRQHHSKCESLYDKMATMGKQESDAESGYKTEGPKRTTKVRNNSASELVPELQRTESVFLTKEMLGIPRDSLPSSEDSGSEDDYVPDSNSSSSEEPSDEEPAKKVRPKVSSAKSSDEEPAKKVRPKVSSAKSSDEKPAKKVRPKVSSAKSSDGTTATTSFSATDNEKSSSESVVVMNVKKKSDGSRAYSKRHFCLFCSKPYAKMARHLEHVHKNEAEVAAAVRFPKNSKSRRIHLDLLRKKGNRAHNIDVIREGSGVIVPCKQTSDSNINPNDFLHCLSCQGLFKRRFLWKHMKRCTLARQCGVLKPGKNRIQSLCANAQPVPVGVSAKLWKLLSEMSQDDVTHAAKNDVCIVKMGEQMFNKIGHDPSKHEYIRQKMREVGRLLLAGTQESPMKTMEDFILPSNFPHVVNAVKDVAGFDSNSNSFKIPSLALKLGHSLQKIASIIECNAMISGKKKIVENAQHFKQIYRTCWNENVSSSALKTLSEAKWNTPQLLPFTEDVKKMHMYMDQKQKEAYQQLTNEESSRNWVDLAEVTLAQLILFNRRREGEVSKMRLTAFTETDVPLHADVAEALTALEKKLCEHFKRIEIRGKRDRKVPLLLTPAMQASMELLVKTRASCEVLENNIYFFARPRQETFIRGYKCIHQFAKECQAKYPERLSSTKLRKHVSTLSKVLNLKDTEMDQLADFLGHNIAVHRKFYRLPEGTLQLAKVSKVLMAMERGCLMDYKGKNLDEIEIDPNETIPEESDHSESELTDEELSPPSTSYLPSAAKKRTSKKKHCMQSQDESEDPGSATKKRTSKMKSQSKCDEMNSDVPDAASKTSCRKRRPWSQEEIRAVEKTLMKFITTGRTPGKADCVSCINSAPEALKFRDWMSVKFYVKNRCVSYQRTTQTLL, from the exons ATGACAAG TACCATCTCGGAGAGGTTCTTAAAACGAATTTTAGTTTTGCGCCAGCATCACTCAAAGTGTGAATCCCTCTATGATAAAATG GCAACCATGGGGAAGCAGGAGAGCGATGCAGAATCGGGATACAAAACGGAAGGCCCAAAAAGAACAACAAAAGTACGAAAT AACAGTGCTTCAGAATTAGTTCCAGAGCTACAGCGAACGgaaagtgtgttt CTCACAAAAGAGATGCTGGGCATTCCAAGGGATTCTTTGCCCAGCAGTGAAGATAGTGGCAGTGAGGACGATTATGTTCCGGACTCAAATAGCAGCAGCTCAGAGGAGCCCAGTGATGAGGAACCTGCAAAGAAGGTCAGGCCCAAAGTTTCTTCTGCCAAGTCCAGTGATGAGGAACCTGCAAAGAAGGTCAGGCCCAAAGTTTCTTCTGCCAAGTCCAGTGATGAGAAACCTGCAAAGAAGGTCAGGCCCAAAGTTTCTTCTGCCAAGTCCAGTGATggcacaacagcaacaacatccTTTTCTGCCACTGACAATGAGAAGTCTTCAAGTGAGTCAGTAGTTGTAATGAATGTGAAAAAGAAATCAGATGGGTCAAGGGCCTACAGCAAAAggcatttttgtcttttttgttcAAAGCCTTATGCAAAAATGGCAAGACACTTGGAACATGTACACAAAAATGAAGCAGAAGTAGCTGCAGCTGTTAGATTCCCCAAAAATTCAAAATCAAGAAGAATTCACCTGGACCTTCTGCGCAAAAAAGGAAACCGGGCACACAACATTGACGTGATTCGTGAAGGCTCTGGCGTGATAGTTCcttgtaaacaaacaagtgaCAGTAATATCAATCCTAACGATTTCCTGCATTGTTTAAGCTGCCAAGGGCTTTTCAAGAGAAGGTTTCTTTGGAAGCATATGAAAAGGTGCACTCTGGCTAGACAGTGTGGGGTACTCAAACCTGGCAAAAACAGAATACAATCACTCTGTGCAAACGCTCAACCTGTACCAGTGGGAGTAAGTGCTAAGTTATGGAAGCTCTTAAGTGAAATGAGTCAGGATGATGTTACCCATGCCGCTAAAAATGACGTGTGCATTGTAAAGATGGGAGAGCAAATGTTTAACAAAATTGGCCATGATCCTTCAAAACACGAATACATTAGGCAAAAGATGAGGGAGGTTGGAAGACTGCTGTTAGCAGGTACACAGGAATCCCCAATGAAGACAATGGAGGATTTCATTCTTCCGTCGAACTTTCCACATGTTGTGAATGCTGTGAAGGATGTAGCAGGCTTTGACAGTAACTCCAATTCTTTCAAAATACCTTCACTGGCTTTAAAATTAGGCCACAGCTTGCAGAAGATTGCGAGCATTATTGaatgtaatgcaatgatatcGGGGAAAAAGAAAATTGTTGAAAATGCACAACACTTCAAACAAATTTACCGAACATGCTGGAATGAAAATGTTTCCTCATCTGCACTGAAAACACTTTCAGAAGCGAAGTGGAACACCCCACAACTGCTGCCATTCACTGAAGATGTTAAAAAAATGCACATGTACATGgatcaaaaacaaaaagaagcaTACCAACAGCTAACAAACGAGGAATCATCAAGGAACTGGGTTGATCTAGCTGAGGTAACCCTCGCTCAGCTTATACTGTTCAACCgtagaagagagggggaggtgtCAAAAATGCGCCTAACTGCCTTCACTGAAACTGATGTGCCATTGCATGCAGATGTAGCTGAGGCTCTAACTGCTCTAGAGAAGAAGCTGTGTGAACACTTCAAAAGGATTGAAATTCGTgggaagagagacaggaaggTCCCTCTACTGCTAACCCCAGCAATGCAGGCGTCCATGGAATTGTTAGTGAAGACTCGTGCATCCTGTGAGGTTCTCGAAAATAACATCTATTTTTTTGCCAGACCTAGACAAGAAACGTTTATTCGAGGCTACAAGTGCATTCACCAGTTTGCAAAGGAGTGCCAAGCCAAATACCCAGAGCGCTTATCCTCTACGAAATTAAGGAAACATGTATCCACACTTTCCAAGGTTTTGAACCTCAAAGATACAGAAATGGATCAATTGGCTGATTTTTTGGGCCACAACATCGCAGTCCACCGCAAGTTCTATCGTCTGCCAGAAGGAACACTACAACTGGCTAAAGTTAGTAAAGTCCTGATGGCCATGGAAAGAGGGTGCTTAATGGACTACAAAGGAAAGAATTTagatgaaattgaaattgatccCAATG AAACAATTCCAGAGGAGAGTGACCATTCAGAAAGCGAACTGACGGACGAAGAACTAAGCCCACCTTCTACATCCTACCTACCTTCAGCTGCTAAGAAAC GCACTTCAAAGAAGAAACATTGCATGCAATCACAGGACGAGTCCGAGGATCCAGGTTCAGCTACTAAGAAAC gcACATCAAAGATGAAGAGCCAAAGTAAATGTGATGAAATGAACTCCGATGTTCCAGATGCAGCATCCAAGACAT CCTGCCGCAAGAGAAGACCATGGAGTCAAGAAGAAATCCGCGCTGTTGAGAAGACCCTGATGAAATTTATCACTACAGGCAGAACTCCTGGGAAGGCAGACTGCGTTTCTTGTATCAACTCAGCACCTGAAGCACTTAAGTTCCGTGACTGGATGTCAGTTAAGTTTTATGTCAAAAATCGTTGTGTGTCCTACCAAAGAACCACACAGACCCTTTTATAG
- the LOC121724972 gene encoding uncharacterized protein LOC121724972 isoform X5, protein MAMERGCLMDYKGKNLDEIEIDPNETIPEESDHSESELTDEELSPPSTSYLPSAAKKRTSKKKQCMQSEEESEDPGSAAKKRTSKKKHCMQSEDESEDPGSAAKKRTSKKKHCMQSQDESEDPGSATKKLFVLGTSKMKSQSKCDEMNSDVPDAASKTSCRKRRPWSQEEIRAVEKTLMKFITTGRTPGKADCVSCINSAPEALKFRDWMSVKFYVKNRCVSYQRTTQTLL, encoded by the exons ATGGCCATGGAAAGAGGGTGCTTAATGGACTACAAAGGAAAGAATTTagatgaaattgaaattgatccCAATG AAACAATTCCAGAGGAGAGTGACCATTCAGAAAGCGAACTGACGGACGAAGAACTAAGCCCACCTTCTACATCCTACCTACCTTCAGCTGCTAAGAAAC GCACTTCAAAGAAGAAACAGTGCATGCAATCAGAGGAAGAGTCCGAGGATCCAGGTTCAGCTGCTAAGAAAC GCACTTCAAAGAAGAAACACTGCATGCAGTCAGAGGATGAGTCCGAGGATCCAGGTTCAGCTGCTAAGAAAC GCACTTCAAAGAAGAAACATTGCATGCAATCACAGGACGAGTCCGAGGATCCAGGTTCAGCTACTAAGAAAC tttttgttttaggcACATCAAAGATGAAGAGCCAAAGTAAATGTGATGAAATGAACTCCGATGTTCCAGATGCAGCATCCAAGACAT CCTGCCGCAAGAGAAGACCATGGAGTCAAGAAGAAATCCGCGCTGTTGAGAAGACCCTGATGAAATTTATCACTACAGGCAGAACTCCTGGGAAGGCAGACTGCGTTTCTTGTATCAACTCAGCACCTGAAGCACTTAAGTTCCGTGACTGGATGTCAGTTAAGTTTTATGTCAAAAATCGTTGTGTGTCCTACCAAAGAACCACACAGACCCTTTTATAG